Genomic DNA from Thiohalorhabdus denitrificans:
GTGGCCTGCTGCTCGTCCAGCTCGGTGAAGTGGTGGCCCATGGCGTCCACCAGGGGCTGCACCAGCTGGTGGAAGAAGGACCCCTCGATGCCGAGCATGCGGCCGTGGCGGGCGGCCCGCCGGATGATGCGGCGCAGCACGTAGCCGCGCCCCTCGTTGGAGGGGATGACGCCGTCGGTGATCAGGAACGAGCAGGCGCGGATGTGGTCCGCGATCACGCGCAGGCTGACGTCGGTGGCGTCGGCGTCGTTGTAGCGCACCCCGGCCAGCTCCGCCGCCTTGTGGATCAGGGGCAGGAACAGGTCGGTGTCGAAGTTGTTGTGCACCCCCTCCATGACCGCGGCGATGCGCTCCAGGCCCATGCCGGTGTCGATGTTGGGCTTGGGCAGGTCGTGGAGATTGCCCTCGGCGTCCCGGTTGTACTGCATGAACACCAGGTTCCAGATCTCCACGTAGCGGTCGCCCTCGTCCTCGCCGGAGCCGGGAGGCGAGCCGGGCAACTCGGGGCCGTGGTCGTAGAAGATCTCGGAGCAGGGGCCGCAGGGACCGGTGTCGCCCATGGACCAGAAGTTGTCCTCGGCGCCCACGTAGGCGAAGCGCGCGGAGTCGATGCCCATCTCGTCGAGCCAGATGCGCGCCGCCTCCTCGTCCTCGGTGTACACCGTGACGAAGAGCTTCTCCTCCGGCAGGCCGAGGTCCTCGGTAAGGAAGGCCCAGGCGTACTGGATGGCCTCGCGCTTGAAGTAGTCGCCGAAGGAGAAGTTGCCCAGCATCTCGAAGAAGGTGTGGTGCCGGGCGGTGTGGCCCACGTTCTCCAGGTCGTTGTGCTTGCCGCCGGCGCGCAGGCAGCGCTGGCTGGTGACTGCGCGGTTGTAGTCCCGGTGCTCGCGACCCAGGAACACGTCCTTGAACTGCACCATGCCGGCGTTGGTGAACAGCAGGGTGGGGTCGTTCTGGGGCACGAGCGAAGCGCTCGGCACCACCTCGTGGTCCCGAGCCGCGAAGAACTCCAGGAACCTTCTACGAATCTCGGCGCCTTCCATGACGGGCCTCTTCCGCAATCCAGTGGGGGGAGTCGGTGCGCCCTTCCGGGGGCGCAAGGCACGGACGGGCGGGGCCTCGGCATGGCCCCGCCCGTCCGCGTCCTCGGTTCGTGGTTTAGAAACCCGCTTCGTCCTCCGGGTTTCCGCCGCCCCGCAGCAGCCCGGCGCAGACTTCCGGATCAAAGCCGCGCTGCTGCAGATAACGCGTGCGCTTGGCCCGCTCCCGGACATCCGCGGGCGGTGTGTGGCCGAAGCGCTTGGCAAGCTGATCGGCCGCCAGGCGCCGCTCCTCGTCCCGCTCCAGGGCGGCGTGCCGCAGCCCCTCGCCGTCCACGCCGTGCTCGCGCAGCTCCGCCTCCACCCGGCGCGGGCCGAAGCCCTTGGCGAAGCGGGCGCGGGCGTATTCCTCGGCGAAACGCCGGTCCGACTGGGCCCCCTCCGCCTCCAGGCGGTCCAGGGCGGCATCGGCGGCCGGGCGCGGGTGGTCCCGCTCGGCCAGCTTGCGGGCCAGCTCCCGCCGGCTGTGATCCCGGCGCACCAGGAGCTTGAGCGCCTGCGCGTAGGCGGCCTCCACGGCCTCGTCGTCCCGGCCTTCCGGCTCCGTCATGGCGCCCCGTCCGGACCTAGGCCTGCCCCTGCTCCGCCTTGCCGCCGGCATCCTTGCCGCCGCCGGCCTTCTTCTCGGCGCCCTGGGCCGCGCCCTTGTCCGCGGCGGCTTCGGCGGCCTTTGGCTCCCCGTCGCCGACCGGCGCGGGGCTCAGGCCGGCGGCCTCGCGGATCTTGGATTCCAGCTCCGCCGCCATCTCGGGGTTGTCCTTGAGGAACTGGCGGACGTTCTGCTTGCCCTGGCCGATGCGCTCCCCGTTATAGGAGTACCACGCCCCGGACTTCTCGATCAGGCCGTGCTCCACGCCCAGGTCGATGATCTCGCTCTCCCGGGAGACGCCCTCGCCGTAGAGGATGTCGAACTCGGCCTCGCGGAACGGCGGGGCCACCTTGTTCTTGATCACCTTGACCCGGGTGTGGTTCCCCAGGACCTCTTCGCCCTGCTTGATGGCGCCGGTGCGGCGGATGTCCAGGCGCACGGCGGAGTAGAACTTGAGGGCGTTGCCGCCGGTGGTCGTTTCCGGGCTGCCGAACATGACACCGATCTTCATGCGGATCTGGTTGATGAAGAAGACGGTGGTCTTGGAGTTGTTGATGGAGCCCGTGAGCTTGCGCAGGGCCTGGGACAGCAGGCGGGCCTGCAGGCCCACGTGGGAGTCGCCCATCTCGCCCTCGATCTCGGCCTTGGGCACCAGGGCGGCCACCGAGTCGATCACCACCGCGTGCACCGCCCCGGAGCGCACCAGCATGTCGGCGATCTCCAGGGCCTGCTCGCCGGTGTCCGGCTGGGAGACCAGCAGCTCGTCCACGTTGACGCCCAGCTTGCGGGCGTAGGTGGGGTCCAGGGCGTGCTCGGCGTCGATAAAGGCCGCCACGCCGCCGGCCCTCTGGGCCTCGGCCAGGGCGTGCAGGGTCAGGGTGGTCTTGCCCGAGGACTCCGGACCGAAGATCTCGATCACCCGGCCGCGCGGATAGCCCCCCACGCCCATGGCGATGTCCAGGTTCAGGGAGCCCGACGGGGTCACGGGGACGTCGAAGGCCTCCTGGTCCCCCAGGCGCATGACCGAGCCCTTGCCGAACTGCCGGTCGATGTTCTTGATCGCCGAGTCGAGCGCCTTCTGCTTTTCCGCATCCATAGCCGCCACCTTTTCGGAACGCCGGCGCCTCTCGGGCACCGCGGAATATTCGGACTGTTATCCGCAGGGTAACGCACCCGGAACGTTTTGAGAACTTTCCGAGAACAAAAAGCCGGCCGACCCCGGGGAGCCCCCGGCCGGATTCACTCCACCAGCTCCAGGGCCAGGGCGATGGCGGCGTTCACCGTCCGCCAGCGGACCTCCCCGCGGGTGCCGGGGAGCACGAAGCGCCGGGCCTCGGGGGCGGCGTCGCGGCCCCCGGCGCCGATCCACACCGTGCCCACCGGCTTCTCCCCGGTGCCTCCCCCGGGGCCGGCGATCCCGGTGACGGCCAGGGCCAGATCGGCCGGGCTCCGCTCCAGGGCCCCCTGGACCATGGCGCGGGCCACCGGCTCGCTCACGGCCCCATGGCGCTCCAGGACGCCGCCGGGGACACCCAGCAGGGCCTCCTTGGCGGCGTTGGTGTAGGTGACCCAGCCGCGCTCCACGTAGGCGGAGCTGCCGGGGACCGCCGTGAGCCGCTCGGCAATGCCGCCGCCGGTGCACGATTCCGCGGTGGCGATGGTCCGCCCGGCGGCCGTCAGGCGCTGCCCCAGGTGGCGCTCGGGGGACCGCAGCCCGGGATCCAGCCAGGGATCCCGGGCGCCCGCCGCATCGTCCACCCACCACTCGCCGGGGAGGCCGGGGCTCAGGGTGGCGCCTGCCGGCAGGCGGGCGCGCAGGCCCTCCTCGTCGGGGGCCACGGCAGCGAACCGGCCCGGCCGCCGCGGGTCCAGCCCGGCCGCCGCCAGGGCCGCCACCAGGGCCTCCTCGGCCAGCTCGGGCTGGCGGATGCGCACGGCGAGGATCCCCTCCTCCCGGGACCAATCCGCCACCGCCAGCCCGTCCAGGACCACCGGCTGGCCCGCCTCCGGGCCCGCACCGGGGGCCAGGGTGACCCACAGGTCCGGGCGGGCCGCCTCCGGGACGGGCGCGAAGCCGGACAAGCCGACAAGTGTCCGAAGCCGGGCGAGCCGGGCGGCCAGCCAGGGCTCGGCCACCTGTCCGGGGACATGGATGACGGCCTGTCCGGACATGGCGCGTACCTCCGGGGCCTAGCCCGCGTAGCCCCCGGGCCACCAGCGGAACAGGAGCTGGAGCACCGCCAGGGCGTAGAGCCCCGCCACCACATCGTCCAGCATGATGCCCAGTCCGCCGGAGATCCGGGCATCCAGCCAGCCGATGGGAAATGGCTTGAGAATATCAAAGGCCCGAAAGAGGATAAAGCCGGCCACGATGGGGCCCCAGCCGGGAGGCGCGGCGGTCATGGCGATGAGGTAGCCCACCACCTCGTCCCAGACCACGGGAGAGGGATCGCCCACCCCGTAGGCCCGCGCACCCACGGAGCAGATCCAGACGTGGAGGGGGAAGGCGGCCAGAACCACCAGCAGGTAGAGGTGCCAGGGCAGGACCGCCGACAGGGCCATATACAGCGGGATGCCGAGCAGGGTGCCGAAGGTGCCCGGAGCCAGGGGGAGGCGGCCCAGCCCCAGCCCCTCCGCCAGCCAGACCACGGGCTTCACGCGCCGTCCCTTTCCTCGGCGGGGAAATGGTCGTAGCCGCCACTCTCCCCGGGCACGCCCGCGCCGAACACCTCACCAGGGCGCTCCGCCACCACCCGGCCGATGGGGGTGAAGCGGGTATCGGCCTCGTACTTGGCCCGGTGAATGCCCTCGAAGGCCTCCTCCCCGGCGGCGAAGACCAGCTCGAAGTCCTCGCCCCCGGACAGGGCCAGGGGCAGGGGGTCCCGCCCGGTGGCCCAGGACCACTCGCCCATGGGGGCCGACAGGGGCAGCCGCGCGGTGTCCAGCTCGAGGCCCACCCCGCTGGCCGACGCCAGATGGCGCAGGTCCGCGAGCAGGCCGTCGCTCACGTCGATGGCGGCGGAGGCCACCCCGGCGATTCCCTGGCCGTAGGCCAGCGGGGGGCGCGGGCGCAGATGGCGCTCCACCAGGAGGTCGTAGGCGGGCAGCCAGTCCGCGGGGGGATCGCGGAGCAGCTCCAGCCCAGCGGCGGCGTCCCCCAGGGTGCCCGTGACGTACACGGTCTCGCCGGGGCGGGCGCCGTCGCGGCGCAGGGCCCGCTCCGGGGCCACCCGGCCGAGCAGGGTGAGGGATAGGGCCAACGGCCCCGGCGTGGCCACCGTGTCGCCGCCCACCAGGGCGATGCCCCACGTCTCCAGCGCCTCCTGCAGGCCGTCGGCCAGGAGGCCGGCCCGCTCCCGGGCCAGGTCCTTTGGCAGGGAGGCGGCGAGCAGGGCGTGGCGGGGCCGGGCCCCCATGGCGGCGAGGTCGGAGACGTTCACGGCCACCGCCTTCCAGCCCAGCGCCGCGGCGTCGCCGCCCGGCAGGGCGTGCACGCCCTCCTCCACGGTGTCCACGGCCGCCACCCAGTCCGCGTCCCCGCCGTGGGCGAGCAGGGCGGCGTCGTCGCCGATGCCGGCGTGGACATCCGCCGGCCGGGAACGGTCGCGGTGGAAAAGCTCCTCGATGAGGGCGAATTCCCCCGCCGTGCCGATGCGCCCTTCCCTATCCGTCACCGGCGGAGCCCCCGTCCCCCTGGGCGCGGCGCTCGCGGGCGATGCGGTCGAGGACGGCGTTGACGAAGCGATAGCCCTGGTCCGTGCCGAAGGACTTGGCCAGCTCCACCCCCTCGTTGATCACCACCCGGTAGGGCACGTCCTCCCGCTCCAGGAGCTCCCCGACCCCGGCGCGCAGGATGGCCTGCTCCACGCCGGTGAGCTCGGAGAGGCGCCGGGGCATGATGGCCGGGGCGATGAGGGCGTCGATCTCCTCGTGGCGCTCCACGGCCTTGCGCAGCAGGTGCTGGAAATAGGCGCGCTCCGCCCCCTCCAGGTACCCGGCGTCGAGGAACTCCATCTCCAGCTCCCGGGGGTCCTGGGGGTTGTAATGCCACTGGTACAGCGCCTGCACCAGGGCCTCGCGGGCGCGGTGTCGTTCGTTCATGGGACGGATGATTCCTGCCAGATGTGCTCGGTATAGAATTCTATTAAGGAAAGGGGCCGTCCGCGTGCTCGCCCGCCAAAAGGGCTTCAGAACGTGCGCAGGCCGCATGTAGGAGCCCGCTTCAGCGGGCGATGGCCGGATAGGGCCCGCAGGGCTGGGTAGACATCGCTCCCTAAAGTGAGCTCCTACGAGTGAGCTCCCCCAGTTCCGAAGGCCGTTGTACCGGCCCGGCCTCAGCCCTCGAGCTGCCCCATCACCCGCACCATCTCCAGGGCGGCCATGGCGGCGTCGGCGCCCTTGTTGCCGGCCTTGGTGCCGGCGCGCTCGATGGCCTGCTCCAGGGTGTCGGTGGTGATGATGCCGTATCCCACCGGCACGCCCGATTCCATCTGCACCTGAGCCAGGCCCTTGCTAACCTCGGCGGCCACGTAGTCGAAATGGGGGGTGGAGCCGCGGATCACCGCGCCCAGGGCGATGACGGCGTCGAAGCGGCCGCTGGCCGCCATGCGCTGGGCCGCCAAGGGGATCTCGAAGGAGCCGGGCACCCGCACCAGGGTCAGGTCGTCGCCGTCCGCTCCGTTGCGGACCAGGATGTCCTCGGCCCCGCCCACCATGTGGTCCACCACCAAGCTGTTGAAACGGCTGGCGATCAGGCCGAAGCGGAGTCCGCTCGCGTCCAGCCGGCCCTCAATGGTCTTCATTGGCCCCTCCCCGGTTGGCCCCTTGCTGCGTGGTCGTATCGGTCCGGTCCCGCTCCCGCCGCGCGTCCACCGGCTCGCCCACGGGCGGCAGCATGTGGCCCAGCTTGTCGCGCTTGGCGGCCAGATAGCGCTCGTTGGCGGGGTGGGTGGCGCAGATCAGCGGCACGCGCTCCACCACCTCCAGGCCGTAGCCGCGCAGACCGATGATCTTCTTTGGATTGTTGGTCATGAGCCGGAGCTTGCGCACGCCAAGCTGGCGCAAGATCTGGGCGCCCACGCCGTAGTTGCGCAGGTCTGCCTGATAGCCCAGCTCGGTGTTGGCCTCCACCGTGTCGCGCCCGGCGTCCTGCAGGTTGTAGGCGCGCAGCTTGTCGATGAGGCCGATGCCGCGGCCCTCCTGGCGCAGGTAGACGATGACGCCGCGCCCCTCCGCGGCAATCTGCTCCATGGCGCCGTGCAGCTGGGACTGGCAGTCGCAGCGGCGGCTGCCGAAGATGTCGCCGGTGAGGCACTCGGAGTGCATGCGGGTGAGCACCGGCTCGCCGTCGTCGATATCCCCCAGCACCAGGGCCACGTGCTCGCGTTCGTCCACGTCCGACTCGAAGGCCACCACCCGGAACTCGCCGAGGTCGGTGGGCAGGCGCGTGTCCACGGCCTTGCGCACCAGGGACTCGGCCTCCATGCGGTACTGCACCAGGTCGGCGATGGTGCCGATCTTGAGGCCGTGCTCCTCGGCGAAGGTCTCCAGGTCCGGAAGCCGGGCCATGGTGCCGTCGTCGTTCATGATCTCGCAGATCACCCCGGCGGGCTTCAGACCGGCGAGACGCGCCAGGTCCACCGATGCCTCGGTGTGGCCGGTGCGCGTGAGTACCCCGCCCTCCACCGCCCGCAGGGGGAAGACGTGGCCGGGCTGGACCAGATCCTCGGAGCCCGCATCGTCGCCGATGGCCGTCTG
This window encodes:
- the thiL gene encoding thiamine-phosphate kinase; translated protein: MTDREGRIGTAGEFALIEELFHRDRSRPADVHAGIGDDAALLAHGGDADWVAAVDTVEEGVHALPGGDAAALGWKAVAVNVSDLAAMGARPRHALLAASLPKDLARERAGLLADGLQEALETWGIALVGGDTVATPGPLALSLTLLGRVAPERALRRDGARPGETVYVTGTLGDAAAGLELLRDPPADWLPAYDLLVERHLRPRPPLAYGQGIAGVASAAIDVSDGLLADLRHLASASGVGLELDTARLPLSAPMGEWSWATGRDPLPLALSGGEDFELVFAAGEEAFEGIHRAKYEADTRFTPIGRVVAERPGEVFGAGVPGESGGYDHFPAEERDGA
- a CDS encoding regulatory protein RecX, with translation MTEPEGRDDEAVEAAYAQALKLLVRRDHSRRELARKLAERDHPRPAADAALDRLEAEGAQSDRRFAEEYARARFAKGFGPRRVEAELREHGVDGEGLRHAALERDEERRLAADQLAKRFGHTPPADVRERAKRTRYLQQRGFDPEVCAGLLRGGGNPEDEAGF
- the nusB gene encoding transcription antitermination factor NusB, whose translation is MNERHRAREALVQALYQWHYNPQDPRELEMEFLDAGYLEGAERAYFQHLLRKAVERHEEIDALIAPAIMPRRLSELTGVEQAILRAGVGELLEREDVPYRVVINEGVELAKSFGTDQGYRFVNAVLDRIARERRAQGDGGSAGDG
- a CDS encoding bifunctional 3,4-dihydroxy-2-butanone-4-phosphate synthase/GTP cyclohydrolase II, which encodes MAISPIPELLEDLRAGKQVILMDDEDRENEGDLVLAAEHATPEQINFMAKYGRGLICLALTPDQTDQLELPLMVRNRDAKHATNFTVSIEAAEGVTTGISAADRAHTIQTAIGDDAGSEDLVQPGHVFPLRAVEGGVLTRTGHTEASVDLARLAGLKPAGVICEIMNDDGTMARLPDLETFAEEHGLKIGTIADLVQYRMEAESLVRKAVDTRLPTDLGEFRVVAFESDVDEREHVALVLGDIDDGEPVLTRMHSECLTGDIFGSRRCDCQSQLHGAMEQIAAEGRGVIVYLRQEGRGIGLIDKLRAYNLQDAGRDTVEANTELGYQADLRNYGVGAQILRQLGVRKLRLMTNNPKKIIGLRGYGLEVVERVPLICATHPANERYLAAKRDKLGHMLPPVGEPVDARRERDRTDTTTQQGANRGGANEDH
- the recA gene encoding recombinase RecA — its product is MDAEKQKALDSAIKNIDRQFGKGSVMRLGDQEAFDVPVTPSGSLNLDIAMGVGGYPRGRVIEIFGPESSGKTTLTLHALAEAQRAGGVAAFIDAEHALDPTYARKLGVNVDELLVSQPDTGEQALEIADMLVRSGAVHAVVIDSVAALVPKAEIEGEMGDSHVGLQARLLSQALRKLTGSINNSKTTVFFINQIRMKIGVMFGSPETTTGGNALKFYSAVRLDIRRTGAIKQGEEVLGNHTRVKVIKNKVAPPFREAEFDILYGEGVSRESEIIDLGVEHGLIEKSGAWYSYNGERIGQGKQNVRQFLKDNPEMAAELESKIREAAGLSPAPVGDGEPKAAEAAADKGAAQGAEKKAGGGKDAGGKAEQGQA
- a CDS encoding phosphatidylglycerophosphatase A family protein, with translation MKPVVWLAEGLGLGRLPLAPGTFGTLLGIPLYMALSAVLPWHLYLLVVLAAFPLHVWICSVGARAYGVGDPSPVVWDEVVGYLIAMTAAPPGWGPIVAGFILFRAFDILKPFPIGWLDARISGGLGIMLDDVVAGLYALAVLQLLFRWWPGGYAG
- a CDS encoding CinA family protein; this translates as MDPGLRSPERHLGQRLTAAGRTIATAESCTGGGIAERLTAVPGSSAYVERGWVTYTNAAKEALLGVPGGVLERHGAVSEPVARAMVQGALERSPADLALAVTGIAGPGGGTGEKPVGTVWIGAGGRDAAPEARRFVLPGTRGEVRWRTVNAAIALALELVE
- the ribH gene encoding 6,7-dimethyl-8-ribityllumazine synthase; the protein is MKTIEGRLDASGLRFGLIASRFNSLVVDHMVGGAEDILVRNGADGDDLTLVRVPGSFEIPLAAQRMAASGRFDAVIALGAVIRGSTPHFDYVAAEVSKGLAQVQMESGVPVGYGIITTDTLEQAIERAGTKAGNKGADAAMAALEMVRVMGQLEG